Proteins from one Bradyrhizobium roseum genomic window:
- a CDS encoding N-6 DNA methylase, producing the protein MSLSDLLKRLANREAPRTEAEVQADVRGFLLEAPFQLEEGDVQNVLLESQLGDRRRIDVEVGSTVIEVKRDLRRGRVRDEALVQLAGYVAARAKQTGRRYAGVLTDGAEWDCYNLVEGTLQKVSSIAVSDGRADVERLTVWLEGVLATAKGVSPTASEIRARLGAGSSAHQLDRATLAILYEKNRHTPTVKLKKELWSRLLTSALGTQFRDDDELFIEHTLLVNSAEIIAHAVLGFVVEAINPNSLLTGTKFDESGIYGVVESDFFSWVLEVDDGPSFVRTLSRRLGRFDWSSVDQDVLKVLYESVIGTETRKKLGEYYTPDWLAARIVDEVLTLPLDMRVLDPACGSGTFLFHAVRKYIAHSEENGVDLAETLNGVTKNVIGMDLHPVAVTLARVTYLLAIGKARLTNTQRGTIQIPVYLGDSIQWRQQVDLWTAGNLVIRTDDNRELFSSELRFPDALLENAALFDQLVSDLSTKASNRKKGTKAPALSPTFQRLGIPTAYHSTVEATFATMCRLHDEDRDHIWAYYIRNLARPMWLAREPNRVDALIGNPPWLAYRHMTPDMQDTFREMSQARGLWEGAEVATQQDLSALFVARSIQLYLKEEGTFGFVMPNAVVDRAHYSGFRTGDYDEKSEQLRLEFTTPWDLRRIRPHIFPRGSSVVFGRRSSTAVPMGNAVVNWSGRVPKTGSSWQEVSPTLTTTDGKISRVSSTSFSPYRDRFYNGATIFPRVLFFVKEQDQSPLGVPAGRMRIESARSPNEKSPWKKVEALSGVVETEFVRPVILSECLLPFRTTAPAKAVIPLEGSKLLGGNENDLEMYPGLAAWWRQSSQSWEKHRSNDRLNLGGQLDYMSKLSKQLPIANIRVAYNKSGMHVVAAKIRDRRAVIENGLYWAATSTEDEADYLCAILNAPVTTELARPFMSYGKDERDIEKHIWQLPVPEFNSDDAAHVALAKLGREAQSVAEKVTIDPKLHFAASRRRLREALDQSSAMQQINKIVFELLS; encoded by the coding sequence ATGAGCCTAAGCGATTTACTAAAACGTCTGGCGAACCGCGAAGCGCCGCGCACGGAGGCGGAGGTACAGGCGGACGTCCGCGGGTTCTTGCTGGAGGCCCCATTTCAATTAGAAGAGGGGGACGTGCAAAACGTCCTGCTTGAATCGCAATTGGGTGATCGCCGTCGCATCGACGTCGAAGTCGGCTCAACGGTAATTGAGGTCAAGAGAGACCTTCGGCGAGGGCGCGTTCGAGATGAGGCCCTAGTTCAGCTTGCCGGCTACGTCGCTGCGAGAGCGAAGCAAACTGGTAGACGCTACGCGGGAGTGCTTACCGATGGCGCCGAATGGGACTGCTACAACCTAGTTGAGGGAACTCTTCAGAAGGTGTCATCGATTGCCGTGTCGGACGGCCGAGCTGACGTAGAACGATTGACAGTTTGGCTTGAGGGTGTCCTAGCGACGGCAAAGGGCGTCTCGCCAACGGCGTCGGAGATCCGAGCCCGGCTAGGTGCCGGCAGCAGCGCCCATCAGCTGGATCGAGCTACCTTGGCGATCCTATATGAGAAGAATCGACACACGCCGACCGTGAAGCTTAAGAAAGAACTTTGGTCTCGGCTCCTCACGTCCGCGCTGGGTACGCAATTCCGAGACGACGATGAGTTATTTATCGAGCACACTCTCTTGGTTAATTCTGCGGAGATTATTGCGCATGCTGTTTTGGGTTTCGTCGTAGAGGCCATCAATCCAAACTCATTACTGACTGGGACAAAGTTTGATGAAAGCGGCATTTATGGCGTCGTAGAATCTGACTTTTTCAGCTGGGTTCTTGAGGTCGATGACGGTCCAAGTTTTGTTAGAACCCTTTCTCGGCGCCTGGGAAGGTTCGACTGGAGTTCGGTCGACCAGGATGTCCTTAAGGTGCTTTACGAGTCTGTGATCGGGACCGAAACACGCAAGAAGCTTGGAGAGTATTACACACCGGATTGGCTCGCCGCTCGTATTGTAGACGAGGTTCTGACTTTGCCGCTGGATATGCGCGTCCTCGACCCTGCATGCGGATCAGGAACGTTCCTCTTTCACGCCGTCCGAAAGTACATCGCTCATTCAGAAGAAAACGGCGTCGATCTTGCCGAAACGCTTAACGGCGTTACAAAGAACGTGATCGGCATGGACCTTCACCCAGTTGCGGTAACTCTAGCTCGGGTTACCTATTTGCTTGCGATAGGAAAGGCCCGCCTGACCAATACACAACGCGGTACCATTCAAATACCGGTCTACCTTGGCGATTCCATACAATGGAGGCAGCAGGTTGACCTGTGGACTGCGGGAAATTTGGTCATCCGTACGGACGATAATCGTGAGCTGTTTTCGTCGGAGCTGCGCTTTCCGGACGCCCTGCTAGAGAATGCGGCGCTTTTCGATCAGCTCGTGAGTGACCTGTCGACTAAAGCCTCAAATAGAAAAAAGGGAACCAAAGCACCAGCGTTGTCACCCACGTTTCAACGTCTAGGTATCCCAACCGCTTACCACTCGACGGTGGAAGCCACTTTCGCCACGATGTGTCGATTGCACGACGAAGACCGCGATCACATCTGGGCTTATTATATCCGAAATCTAGCGCGCCCCATGTGGCTCGCACGCGAGCCCAATCGCGTAGACGCGCTCATCGGTAATCCGCCTTGGTTGGCTTACCGACACATGACTCCTGATATGCAGGACACGTTCCGCGAAATGAGTCAGGCGCGAGGTCTTTGGGAAGGGGCAGAAGTGGCTACTCAACAAGACTTATCGGCCCTGTTCGTGGCGAGGTCTATTCAGCTCTACCTGAAGGAGGAGGGCACGTTCGGCTTTGTCATGCCAAACGCGGTCGTCGACCGTGCACACTATTCTGGCTTCCGAACCGGCGACTACGATGAGAAGAGCGAGCAACTACGGCTCGAGTTCACGACGCCATGGGACCTTCGTCGCATTCGCCCTCATATTTTTCCACGCGGCTCCTCCGTTGTATTTGGCCGCCGTAGTTCGACGGCCGTCCCGATGGGGAATGCAGTGGTCAATTGGTCAGGTCGAGTTCCAAAGACTGGCTCGTCGTGGCAAGAGGTTAGCCCTACACTTACTACAACTGACGGGAAGATTTCGCGGGTTTCGTCGACGTCGTTCTCGCCTTATCGAGATCGATTTTACAATGGGGCGACCATATTTCCGCGCGTTCTTTTCTTCGTCAAAGAACAGGATCAGAGCCCGCTTGGGGTGCCGGCCGGTAGAATGCGGATCGAATCCGCTCGTAGTCCGAATGAGAAGTCTCCCTGGAAAAAGGTGGAAGCGCTCTCCGGTGTTGTTGAGACCGAATTTGTTCGGCCAGTGATATTGAGCGAGTGCTTGCTTCCATTCCGGACAACCGCGCCAGCAAAAGCGGTAATTCCCTTGGAGGGCAGTAAGCTTCTGGGTGGAAATGAGAACGATCTTGAGATGTATCCGGGCCTAGCAGCTTGGTGGCGCCAGTCGTCCCAATCTTGGGAGAAACACCGCTCAAACGACCGCCTCAATTTGGGGGGCCAGCTCGACTATATGTCAAAGCTCTCCAAGCAGCTTCCAATCGCCAACATTCGCGTAGCGTACAATAAGTCAGGGATGCACGTAGTCGCGGCCAAAATCCGCGATCGAAGGGCTGTAATTGAAAATGGGCTCTACTGGGCAGCAACAAGCACAGAAGATGAAGCCGATTATCTTTGCGCAATACTGAATGCTCCCGTGACAACAGAACTGGCTCGACCGTTCATGTCCTATGGCAAGGACGAGAGAGATATCGAGAAACACATTTGGCAACTCCCCGTTCCGGAGTTTAACAGCGACGACGCTGCACATGTTGCCCTTGCAAAACTTGGGCGTGAAGCTCAGTCGGTCGCGGAAAAGGTAACCATCGATCCCAAATTGCATTTTGCGGCGAGCAGGCGGCGACTTCGGGAAGCTTTGGATCAAAGCTCAGCTATGCAGCAGATAAATAAAATCGTGTTCGAGCTCTTGTCTTGA
- a CDS encoding sbcc family protein: protein MKLEKIQIGRMRGIPSDWPAVEVGPRGLIVYGPNGVGKSSIIDSIEATIRGTSSLFPNARAGVNWEAASLHVKGGARSCTVFGSHDGKDQAIAFGSTPPVELAAWMKAAGAASFVLRRYMLLQFIDTEPKERYEQIEPFLNLDDFANLERGLKVAVLDFETRLTGVTAKSLGTAQTIRQIFGFARDRAIDRDSLLAHLRQRLVGTGQSLAGSAATDLAKLSDELAAELGGRSVSQRAAQLGAAMHLAQQLSSVSVLRASYDQVLSAAETLSKELESAIQKTPIDLLTAAREHIATSEEDRCPVCEQAIDRIAILSQLDDRIAKSESVRLARRTLDQRLRDLSDAASQALNFYQTFFSAWGQLGLAALPDCYAEAETLLRRLSALIISTLDTEKATLSGAFEKAECDPSIQIALVDEAILALGGGDRVASLTQAVGFISCLQQDVPAYEATLADVILLTKQKTLAEKVHAHAEAARKTTVQEIANDVAELANRFYDLVHPGEGIATAKLTVRSATSSSVLLNSTFHGQEAPPLKYYSESHLDTLGLCFFLAIRKLELATYPDFRLLLIDDVLHSVDAEHRTRLANLLRDHFNDHQIILVTHDKNFYDRLRATFGGGFKYLSISAWDVDSGPRLSDPSTDLDRVLDPSTRAGKSHEEVAAAAGRFFEWLLKQLTERLQVAIQARFTHEHDIGSMWPALAAKLGKHKVFVALHPGLIATLNENVWVRNKLGAHDNSFSASPVSPSEVGELADGIAALYSATMCNSCGTHIQSGREKRDIWRCACSKLQYGA from the coding sequence GTGAAGCTTGAAAAAATCCAAATCGGAAGGATGCGCGGTATTCCAAGCGATTGGCCCGCCGTCGAAGTTGGTCCGCGTGGTCTTATTGTGTATGGCCCGAATGGGGTCGGCAAAAGCTCGATAATTGATTCGATAGAGGCGACGATAAGAGGGACTTCGTCTCTATTCCCTAACGCACGCGCCGGCGTAAATTGGGAAGCGGCTTCCCTCCACGTAAAAGGGGGGGCTAGATCTTGTACAGTGTTTGGTTCTCACGATGGGAAAGACCAAGCGATAGCGTTCGGTTCAACACCTCCGGTGGAGCTGGCTGCGTGGATGAAAGCAGCGGGAGCAGCGAGCTTCGTGCTTCGCCGCTATATGCTGTTGCAGTTCATCGATACGGAACCGAAGGAGCGTTACGAGCAAATTGAGCCGTTTCTCAATCTGGATGACTTTGCGAACCTGGAGCGGGGGCTCAAGGTCGCAGTTCTAGACTTTGAAACACGCCTGACCGGCGTCACTGCCAAATCGCTAGGAACCGCGCAGACAATCCGCCAAATCTTTGGGTTCGCACGAGACAGAGCGATCGACCGAGATTCGCTTCTTGCGCATCTGAGACAGAGGCTGGTCGGCACCGGACAGTCCCTTGCTGGCTCAGCTGCTACTGATCTGGCAAAGCTTTCCGATGAACTAGCTGCCGAACTCGGTGGAAGGAGCGTTAGTCAAAGAGCGGCTCAACTTGGTGCCGCAATGCATTTGGCCCAACAGTTAAGTTCGGTGTCGGTCCTTCGTGCTTCGTACGATCAAGTGCTCAGTGCGGCGGAGACTCTCAGCAAGGAACTTGAGTCGGCCATCCAAAAGACGCCTATCGACCTCCTAACAGCGGCGCGAGAGCATATTGCAACCAGCGAGGAGGATCGGTGTCCGGTTTGCGAACAGGCAATCGATCGCATAGCAATTCTTTCTCAACTCGATGATCGCATAGCCAAAAGCGAGTCGGTAAGGCTTGCGCGCAGAACGCTTGATCAGCGTCTTCGTGACCTCAGTGATGCGGCGTCCCAAGCGCTCAATTTTTACCAGACTTTCTTCTCTGCTTGGGGTCAGCTCGGACTCGCGGCATTGCCAGATTGCTACGCTGAGGCGGAAACGTTGCTCCGCAGGCTGTCCGCATTGATCATCAGTACGTTGGATACCGAGAAGGCAACGCTAAGCGGTGCATTTGAAAAAGCCGAGTGCGATCCATCAATTCAAATCGCCCTAGTCGATGAAGCTATCCTCGCGCTTGGGGGCGGCGATCGAGTTGCAAGCTTAACCCAAGCAGTTGGTTTTATTTCCTGCCTGCAACAAGATGTGCCCGCGTACGAAGCGACCCTGGCAGATGTCATTCTTTTGACGAAGCAAAAGACCCTGGCGGAAAAGGTCCACGCTCACGCCGAAGCGGCGCGCAAGACAACGGTTCAGGAGATCGCCAATGATGTCGCAGAGCTTGCGAACAGGTTTTACGATCTAGTGCATCCAGGCGAGGGGATTGCAACGGCAAAATTGACCGTCCGATCGGCTACCTCAAGCTCAGTGCTTCTCAATTCCACATTCCATGGGCAAGAAGCGCCGCCGCTCAAATATTACAGTGAAAGTCATCTCGACACGTTGGGGCTCTGCTTCTTCCTTGCTATTCGAAAGCTGGAGCTGGCAACTTATCCGGATTTTCGACTGCTTCTTATCGACGATGTCTTGCACTCAGTGGATGCAGAACACCGGACTAGGTTGGCCAATCTGCTCCGAGATCACTTCAATGATCATCAAATCATTCTCGTGACCCACGACAAGAATTTCTATGATAGGCTTAGGGCAACATTCGGCGGAGGTTTCAAGTACCTCTCCATCTCCGCTTGGGATGTCGATAGCGGCCCTAGGCTCAGTGATCCTTCCACCGATTTGGACCGGGTGCTTGATCCATCAACAAGAGCGGGAAAATCGCATGAAGAAGTCGCAGCCGCGGCAGGTCGCTTCTTCGAATGGCTCTTGAAGCAACTTACAGAGCGGCTGCAGGTTGCGATTCAAGCTCGCTTCACTCACGAGCATGACATTGGTTCGATGTGGCCGGCCCTCGCGGCAAAGCTTGGAAAGCACAAGGTCTTTGTTGCGCTCCATCCAGGGCTGATAGCGACTCTCAATGAGAATGTCTGGGTACGCAACAAATTGGGGGCGCATGACAACAGTTTCTCGGCGAGCCCAGTCTCTCCTTCTGAAGTTGGCGAGCTTGCTGACGGCATTGCCGCGCTTTATTCAGCCACTATGTGCAATTCTTGCGGCACTCATATTCAGAGTGGGAGGGAGAAGCGGGATATTTGGCGCTGTGCCTGCTCGAAGCTTCAGTATGGTGCATGA
- a CDS encoding HNH endonuclease signature motif containing protein — protein sequence MRTRIPDDVTTEVLYQHDRICCVCNEPGKAVQLHHIDEDPSNHDPDNLAVLCLQHHEETQISGGFGRKLRAVDVSRYREEWTRRIQERRIEVDRMVIARLAAIPGKLAPGTSREVEDASFRYRPSAKVLRFYLETLPDIIGDAYANGATMLIAEGDSRVAVAAGQLIVGVLEQILVQLSQWVDPYHFGGKPIRNHYSEFVALRNWWNRLLIESKDCGNQARAGTVETLEGTIADLRGAILSLVTALGTTYLDDFNAQKWAVRLARPTYYYTRDI from the coding sequence GTGCGTACACGAATTCCAGATGACGTTACGACTGAGGTGCTTTACCAGCACGACCGCATCTGTTGCGTTTGCAATGAGCCCGGCAAGGCCGTTCAGCTTCACCATATTGACGAAGATCCTTCAAACCACGATCCAGATAATCTAGCTGTTCTTTGTCTCCAGCATCATGAGGAAACCCAAATCAGCGGCGGCTTCGGTAGAAAGTTGCGCGCGGTAGACGTGAGCAGGTATCGCGAAGAGTGGACACGACGGATTCAGGAACGCCGCATCGAAGTCGACAGGATGGTCATCGCACGGCTTGCAGCCATCCCCGGAAAACTCGCTCCTGGGACATCGCGAGAAGTAGAGGACGCCTCGTTCAGGTATAGGCCTTCGGCAAAAGTCTTGAGGTTCTATCTCGAAACGTTACCCGACATCATCGGGGATGCCTACGCCAACGGTGCAACCATGTTGATTGCAGAAGGAGACAGCCGGGTCGCGGTGGCTGCGGGGCAACTAATCGTTGGAGTCTTGGAGCAGATATTGGTTCAGCTGTCGCAGTGGGTTGACCCCTACCATTTCGGCGGGAAGCCGATAAGAAACCATTACAGCGAGTTCGTTGCGCTTCGGAACTGGTGGAATCGCCTACTAATCGAATCAAAAGACTGTGGCAATCAAGCGCGAGCCGGCACCGTAGAAACTCTGGAAGGCACAATAGCCGACCTACGAGGAGCGATACTTAGTCTCGTCACGGCGCTAGGCACGACCTATCTAGACGACTTCAACGCGCAGAAATGGGCTGTACGATTGGCGCGGCCAACCTACTATTATACGAGAGATATATGA
- a CDS encoding ribbon-helix-helix domain-containing protein, translated as MKNQGHAYTPVIAIRLPQKTIDALDTAKNRLGVTGRSKVIRAAIARYLADIDTGPAA; from the coding sequence ATGAAGAACCAAGGCCACGCCTACACGCCGGTCATCGCTATCCGACTGCCTCAGAAAACGATTGATGCCCTCGACACCGCAAAGAACCGCCTCGGAGTCACCGGCCGGTCGAAAGTGATCCGCGCAGCGATTGCTCGGTACCTCGCAGATATCGATACCGGGCCAGCCGCCTAA
- a CDS encoding recombinase family protein: MPKLPLVGYLRVSTGRQGKSGLGLKAQRENIERFAANEGYEVVEWYEEVETGKGADALDRRPKLTAALADARKRKGSVVVAKLDRLSRDVHFISGLMAHKVPFIVTELGPDVDPFMLHIYAALGEKERALIAGRTKAALAAKKAQGVVLGGPKLKEAREASKVVVTASADRHAANIVPIINDARKAGATTLREIADALNARGVRTARGGRWHAMTVKNVLDRSSAA, translated from the coding sequence ATGCCGAAACTGCCCCTCGTTGGTTACCTCCGTGTCTCGACTGGACGGCAGGGCAAGTCGGGGCTCGGTCTCAAAGCGCAGCGCGAGAACATCGAACGCTTTGCAGCCAACGAGGGCTACGAGGTTGTCGAGTGGTACGAGGAAGTCGAGACGGGCAAGGGCGCCGATGCTTTGGACCGCCGGCCTAAGTTGACTGCAGCCCTCGCCGACGCACGCAAGCGCAAGGGCTCAGTAGTTGTCGCTAAGCTGGACCGGCTGAGCCGCGACGTCCATTTCATCAGCGGCCTGATGGCTCATAAGGTGCCATTCATCGTTACCGAGCTAGGTCCGGACGTTGATCCCTTTATGCTGCACATTTACGCCGCGCTCGGTGAGAAAGAGCGGGCGCTGATCGCTGGGCGCACCAAGGCGGCTTTGGCAGCCAAGAAAGCGCAAGGCGTGGTGTTGGGCGGCCCGAAACTCAAAGAGGCTCGCGAGGCCAGCAAGGTGGTTGTAACCGCCAGCGCGGACCGGCACGCGGCGAACATCGTTCCCATCATCAACGATGCCCGGAAAGCGGGTGCTACTACACTCCGTGAAATTGCCGACGCGCTCAATGCCCGTGGTGTCCGGACAGCACGCGGCGGTCGCTGGCACGCAATGACGGTCAAGAATGTATTGGACCGGTCCAGCGCAGCGTGA
- a CDS encoding phage tail tape measure protein: protein MSDNLSIHTRLTATNEASPAIRKLIADLEKLKVVAKTFGASFSNVGKAAFQSLDGVTRASKSAADQMRGLSNVAERAAKSYANDWNKANASRMSDARSMYSKLMNEERQYQALVAKRSAGPSSPHGNGTSVRRIAGGTFLGVGAASATHQLSHSVVAAERSISRGIASAFRERLKISRAETQSEIFGDLSASEVKKLRKDSLDRLGIKFGTGAEGTLGVATELSKAGLGKEVLGDATELALKAKMALDVSAEDTAKLFGGLASFIQFDKMRYGSISNAIAVANKSSKASGTEIIEGMKRGLSAIATTGGKLSPEQLAGLVGTAIDVGIQPGKSGNFISHFVGTVGSSDTQRGQKAKDAQEAAQHLGFGSRQNMAQSMRDNPLETIYKILDGLAKLPEKMKIRVAKDLGGEMWFDEILQMVLAKDKLKSMQKDIAADTGFLDKAALKAIRSISGAHASVIAAAKLAQEKVGGGFDRAFTQISDAILRHADTFNFDSVTSHVTAFVDGLRSGFGFRDWGQAIVRLVAQFDAGTIATWRAWGRGFASGLKSWGENLASAFNVIKRLTGTGDDAESTGKLVANLAVLATSLIVVNPLLLLLAGTMALLSSPFAAFIAAVIALKKALDWVADKMFAAFVSIVDAIKGVALSMVNKVRGWMGLNRIEGSGPSRMPGESNQDFQKRIDDFTLERLKQPTNYSGATDFSGRRRNADLSENFTKFAGKIERAAFMSGGLGGGIRYAALGGGSGRGISSNGGSRNIVGEVPGIITSTPGTALPGLNRLGGNGIIRRDRIPSFDGSGGSAASGGRSGGIVAPNVITGATPGGGAASGRSSAGKSSSAGSAGTGDAVGWAEKYKGMNEYSDTKILASVLGGDVRGKSNAWCARFVNKALAEAGGKGTGSAVANSFQRYGTAVRPADVKRNDVLLQTHGRGYNVPGGHVGMATGKTRMRNGKMEIEMIAGNDGDSVRTRWISADDPDLMVRRSNVGTNVSQGVTNAVPPSGLVQNVPPADAVSRGFTGPGMMRGGSGVQIHINGSSHDPEALATLVQRRVDESMNWRTHDTASEYT from the coding sequence GTGTCCGACAACCTCTCTATCCACACCAGACTCACCGCGACCAATGAAGCAAGCCCGGCAATCCGAAAGCTGATCGCTGACTTGGAAAAACTGAAAGTTGTTGCCAAGACTTTCGGCGCATCATTCAGCAACGTCGGCAAGGCGGCTTTCCAATCGCTGGACGGCGTGACTCGCGCCAGCAAATCGGCCGCCGATCAGATGCGAGGCCTCAGCAATGTCGCAGAGCGCGCGGCGAAGTCCTACGCCAACGACTGGAACAAAGCCAACGCCAGTCGCATGAGTGATGCACGCTCTATGTACAGCAAGCTAATGAATGAGGAGCGGCAGTATCAGGCGCTGGTTGCCAAGCGTTCAGCCGGTCCATCATCCCCGCATGGTAACGGCACCAGCGTTCGTAGGATTGCAGGCGGGACGTTCTTGGGCGTCGGCGCGGCATCGGCAACGCACCAACTCAGCCACTCCGTTGTCGCTGCAGAGCGAAGCATCAGCCGGGGAATCGCGTCGGCATTCCGTGAGAGGCTGAAAATCTCCCGAGCCGAAACTCAGAGTGAGATTTTCGGCGACCTTTCAGCCAGCGAAGTAAAAAAGCTGCGGAAGGATTCCCTCGACAGGCTCGGCATCAAGTTCGGGACCGGCGCGGAAGGAACGTTGGGCGTTGCCACCGAACTTAGCAAGGCCGGTCTAGGCAAAGAAGTCCTCGGCGATGCCACCGAACTTGCACTCAAGGCTAAGATGGCCCTGGATGTCAGTGCGGAAGACACCGCAAAACTGTTCGGCGGCCTCGCCAGCTTCATTCAGTTCGACAAGATGCGATACGGTTCGATCTCAAATGCCATCGCAGTCGCCAACAAAAGCTCGAAGGCGAGTGGCACCGAGATTATCGAGGGCATGAAGCGCGGCCTGTCCGCAATAGCGACTACCGGCGGAAAGCTTTCTCCCGAACAACTCGCCGGCCTTGTCGGTACTGCGATTGATGTTGGCATTCAGCCCGGCAAGAGCGGCAATTTCATCTCGCATTTCGTTGGCACCGTCGGATCATCGGACACACAGCGGGGTCAGAAGGCCAAGGACGCGCAAGAGGCCGCTCAGCATCTCGGTTTTGGCAGTCGCCAGAACATGGCGCAATCGATGCGGGATAATCCGCTGGAGACGATTTACAAGATTCTCGACGGCCTCGCGAAGTTGCCGGAGAAGATGAAAATCCGGGTTGCCAAAGACCTGGGCGGCGAGATGTGGTTTGATGAGATTCTGCAGATGGTTTTGGCCAAAGACAAATTGAAGTCGATGCAGAAGGATATCGCGGCCGACACCGGCTTTCTCGACAAGGCCGCGCTCAAGGCCATCCGGTCCATCTCCGGTGCACATGCCAGTGTCATTGCCGCAGCGAAGCTGGCGCAAGAGAAAGTTGGCGGCGGTTTCGACCGGGCATTCACCCAAATCTCTGATGCCATCCTGCGGCACGCCGACACCTTCAACTTCGATTCCGTGACCAGCCACGTCACTGCGTTCGTCGATGGATTGCGATCGGGATTTGGGTTTCGGGATTGGGGTCAGGCGATTGTCCGGCTGGTGGCTCAGTTCGATGCCGGGACGATCGCGACCTGGAGAGCATGGGGTCGCGGGTTCGCTTCCGGCCTCAAGTCCTGGGGCGAAAACCTCGCTTCCGCCTTCAACGTCATCAAGCGCCTGACCGGCACCGGTGACGATGCAGAGAGCACGGGCAAACTGGTCGCCAATCTCGCGGTGCTCGCAACCTCGTTGATCGTCGTCAATCCGCTGCTGCTGCTGCTGGCCGGAACGATGGCGTTGCTCTCAAGCCCTTTCGCGGCCTTCATCGCTGCGGTCATCGCGCTGAAAAAGGCACTCGATTGGGTTGCAGATAAAATGTTCGCCGCGTTTGTCTCCATCGTGGATGCGATCAAAGGCGTCGCACTATCGATGGTCAACAAGGTCCGCGGCTGGATGGGCTTAAACCGGATCGAAGGCTCCGGCCCTAGTCGCATGCCGGGGGAAAGCAATCAGGACTTCCAGAAGAGGATCGACGACTTTACGCTCGAACGCCTCAAACAGCCTACCAACTACAGCGGCGCTACCGACTTCTCCGGCCGGCGACGCAATGCTGACCTTTCCGAGAACTTCACCAAGTTCGCCGGCAAGATCGAGCGCGCTGCGTTCATGTCAGGTGGCCTCGGTGGCGGCATTCGATACGCCGCACTCGGTGGCGGATCAGGCAGAGGAATCAGCAGCAACGGTGGTAGTCGCAACATCGTCGGCGAAGTCCCCGGCATCATCACCAGCACACCGGGTACGGCTTTGCCGGGTCTCAATCGCTTGGGCGGCAACGGCATCATTCGACGGGACCGTATTCCGTCGTTCGATGGATCAGGCGGCAGTGCTGCATCTGGCGGAAGGTCCGGCGGCATCGTGGCTCCTAATGTCATAACCGGCGCAACACCGGGAGGTGGTGCAGCGTCGGGCCGATCATCGGCTGGCAAGTCATCATCCGCTGGGTCAGCCGGTACTGGCGATGCGGTTGGATGGGCCGAAAAGTACAAGGGCATGAATGAGTACAGCGACACCAAAATTTTGGCATCCGTTCTTGGTGGTGACGTTCGTGGCAAGTCGAACGCCTGGTGCGCTCGGTTCGTCAACAAAGCACTGGCGGAAGCTGGTGGCAAAGGCACCGGCAGCGCTGTAGCAAACTCGTTTCAGCGCTACGGCACTGCCGTTCGACCGGCTGACGTGAAGCGGAACGACGTTCTGTTGCAGACCCATGGTCGCGGCTACAACGTGCCCGGCGGCCACGTCGGAATGGCTACGGGAAAGACCCGCATGCGGAACGGCAAGATGGAAATCGAAATGATCGCCGGCAACGATGGCGACTCCGTTCGAACGCGATGGATCAGTGCGGACGATCCGGACTTGATGGTCCGTCGCAGTAACGTCGGTACCAACGTCTCGCAGGGCGTCACTAACGCGGTGCCACCTTCCGGTTTGGTCCAGAACGTCCCGCCGGCCGACGCTGTCTCTCGCGGCTTCACCGGACCGGGAATGATGCGTGGTGGATCAGGCGTTCAGATCCACATCAATGGCTCTTCGCACGATCCGGAAGCTCTGGCAACGCTCGTGCAGCGCCGCGTTGACGAGTCGATGAACTGGCGAACCCACGATACGGCGTCAGAATATACCTAA
- a CDS encoding excisionase, whose amino-acid sequence MKKFKFACFDVEQVGPDTPLRLEVAARLAFPDGSIKIAGLRREIARGRLEYEVIAGKQFTTLADIKRMRERCRVKAKDLAFTSAQHSTRTALSERMPFGSSETVTGKSPRELLQARLNLNRQARQKKP is encoded by the coding sequence ATGAAGAAATTCAAATTTGCTTGTTTTGATGTCGAACAAGTCGGACCGGATACGCCCCTGCGATTGGAAGTCGCCGCGCGGCTGGCGTTCCCGGACGGCTCTATCAAAATCGCTGGCTTGCGCCGGGAGATCGCTCGTGGCCGGCTGGAATACGAAGTGATTGCGGGCAAGCAATTTACAACATTGGCCGACATCAAGCGGATGAGGGAAAGGTGTCGCGTAAAAGCAAAGGACCTCGCCTTTACAAGCGCTCAGCACAGTACAAGGACGGCGTTATCAGAAAGAATGCCGTTTGGGTCATCCGAGACGGTGACCGGCAAATCTCCACGGGAGTTGCTGCAAGCCCGACTGAATCTAAACCGCCAAGCAAGGCAGAAGAAGCCCTAG